One Hypomesus transpacificus isolate Combined female chromosome 6, fHypTra1, whole genome shotgun sequence DNA segment encodes these proteins:
- the LOC124468569 gene encoding filamin-A-interacting protein 1 isoform X2, translated as MRSRTSAMEGPEDEHINVAPPTKTFIREEKENTPEQMKSKMKGQQGERERKTAVSATGKTPPKNSGRKSGLIDLSKEDLLRLLGVMEGEVQAREDIIHMLKSEHPRPEALEAHYGSALPSKPLLALQRDSLLTTNTTALDDVYDRPMAELDRLEEKQRETYRRMLEQLLMAEKCHRRTVNELDGEKRKHADFMNKSDDFTNLLEQERERLKRLLEQEKAYQARKDKDHSRRLEKVREELVRLKSFALMLVDERQLHIEQIDQQSHKVQDLSQKLQEREQRLTAVTGTALEDSQKVLKLEVDLEHKAAKFSQEHEEMTAKLANQESQSRQLRLKLAGLGHRIEELEESNRALQKSEEDHQELRDKMSKGECGNSSLMAELESLRKRLVEMEGKDEEITKTESLCRELRKRLQDEESHGKELRLEVDKLQKRMVHLEKLESAFNKSKTECSQLLINLEREKNVAKDLAAEMETVKSRVRDLEGSESRLEQAEMGLKDDLMKLKSFTVILVDERKNMAERIKQEEQRSDDLSKMFKTEQGKVMEVTEKLIEESKKLLKLKSEMEIKVTSSTREKDELKTKLASEEEKCRDLTCKVSAMKKRMDGLEEAGRESRTTRANQDNYRHPDEDNKIKELTLEIERLKNRLKQLEVVEGDLMKTEDEYDLLEKKFRMEQDKANALSQLLEEMKGHVARNKAIEKGEAVSQEAELRTRCKMEEAKTRDLQADVQALKEKIHELMNKEDQLSQLQVDYSVLQQRFIEEEDKKKGMIQEVASLAKELEATKRYSRALRPSMNGRRMVDVPVTSAAVQTDLVTSEPVEEETPAVFIRKSVLEENHIMSNLRQKGLKKPTVLERYPPAATELNMRKSWIPWMKKKEAITVTQTGPDKVTSLDNEESFLRPPEVTMSQKPGQPLRIRVTPDHKNSTATLEITSPRVEDFFSSTTIIPTLGLQKPRITIVPKPTTMSSKSRAGESLGDPERSKSPVTITTISRAKSPEERRSASSDTGAFSPVSIITVSTTPVSEAASPGNHEMTTGHAVFKVTPDKQTVPAPVRKYNSNANIITTTEDNKIHIHLGPQIKRSAEGGSNSSPMVTVRPLTVSTESKDIATGTVLRSPRHPNATPGKTTPSKVTSSITITPITSAPSRPTQSVLLLKCFKMISGGVCSLDSTLSSPVRMCSQLGPRPHESLCQKEMLCTM; from the exons atgaggtcaaGGACCAGTGCCATGGAAGGTCCAGAGGACGAACACATCAACGTGGCCCCGCCCACCAAAACCTTCATccgagaggaaaaggagaacaCACCGGAGCAGATGAAGAGCAAGATGAAGGGTCAGcaaggtgaaagagagaggaaaacggCTGTGTCAGCAACGGGGAAAACGCCTCCAAAAAACTCGGGGAGAAAATCGGGACTGATAGATCTCTCTAAAGAAGACCTTCTCCGCCtgctgggtgtgatggagggagaggtgcag GCACGAGAAGACATCATCCACATGTTGAAGTCGGAGCATCCACGACCAGAAGCCCTGGAGGCTCACTACGGCTCGGCGCTCCCCTCCAAGCCCCTCCTggccctgcagagagacagcctGCTGACCACCAACACGACAGCTCTGGACGACGTCTACGACAGACCCATGGCTGAG ctCGACCggctggaggagaagcagagggagacGTACCGGCGCATGCTGGAGCAGCTGCTGATGGCGGAGAAGTGCCACCGGCGCACGGTCAACGAGCTGGACGGAGAGAAGCGCAAGCACGCCGACTTCATGAACAAGAGCGACGACTTCACCAacctgctggagcaggagagggagag aTTAAAAAGGCTGCTGGAGCAGGAAAAGGCATACCAGGCTCGTAAAGACAAGGACCACAGCCGAAGGCTAGAGAAGGTTCGAGAGGAGCTGGTCCGACTGAAGTCCTTTGCCCTGATGCTGGTGGACGAACGGCAGCTCCACATTGAGCAGATCGACCAGCAGAGCCACAAGGTCCAGGACCTCAGCCAGAAGTTGCAGGAGCGGGAGCAGCGCCTGACCGCCGTGACCGGCACGGCCCTGGAAGACAGCCAGAAGGTCCTCAAGCTCGAGGTGGACTTGGAGCACAAGGCCGCCAAGTTTTCCCAGGAGCATGAGGAGATGACCGCCAAGCTGGCCAACCAGGAGTCCCAGAGCCGCCAGCTACGCCTGAAGCTGGCAGGCCTGGGCCACAGgatcgaggagctggaggagagcaaCCGAGCTCTGCAGAAGTCAGAAGAAGACCACCAGGAGCTGAGAGACAagatgagcaagggggaatgCGGGAACTCCAGCCTCATGGCGGAGCTGGAGAGCCTCCGTAAGAGGCTCGTGGAAATGGAGGGAAAAGACGAGGAGATCACCAAGACGGAGAGCCTTTGCCGGGAACTGAGAAAGAGACTGCAGGACGAGGAGAGCCATGGCAAGGAGCTGAGGCTGGAGGTGGACAAACTGCAGAAGAGAATGGTCCATCTGGAGAAACTGGAGAGCGCTTTTAACAAGAGTAAAACCGAATGTTCACAGCTTCTTATAAACCTGGAAAGAGAAAAGAACGTGGCGAAGGATCTGGCTGCTGAGATGGAAACGGTGAAAAGTCGTGTGAGAGACCTGGAGGGTTCGGAGTCAAGACTCGAACAGGCGGAAATGGGACTGAAGGATGACCTGATGAAGCTCAAGTCCTTCACAGTGATACTGGTGGACGAGAGGAAGAACATGGCAGAGAGAATCAAACAGGAGGAGCAAAGAAGTGACGATCTGAGTAAGATGTTCAAAACGGAGCAAGGCAAGGTCATGGAGGTCACAGAGAAGCTCATTGAGGAGAGCAAAAAGCTCCTCAAACTGAAATCGGAGATGGAGATCAAAGTGACAAGCTCGACTAGAGAGAAGGACGAACTGAAAACAAAACTCGCAAGTGAAGAGGAAAAGTGCAGGGATCTGACATGCAAGGTGAGCGCAATGAAAAAGCGTATGGACGGCCTGGAAGAGGCGGGGAGAGAATCGAGAACAACCAGGGCCAACCAGGACAACTACAGACACCCCGACGAGGACAACAAAATCAAGGAGCTGACTCTGGAAATTGAGAGACTCAAAAACCGCCTAAAGCAACTCGAGGTGGTGGAAGGTGATCTGATGAAGACGGAGGACGAGTACGACCTGCTGGAGAAGAAGTTCCGAATGGAGCAGGACAAGGCCAATGCCCTTTCCCAGTTGCTGGAGGAGATGAAGGGTCACGTTGCCAGGAACAAGGCCATTGAGAAAGGGGAGGCCGTCAGTCAAGAGGCTGAGCTGAGGACGCGATGCAAAATGGAGGAGGCCAAGACCAGAGACCTTCAGGCAGACGTCCAAGCCCTGAAGGAGAAGATCCACGAGCTGATGAACAAGGAGGACCAGCTCTCCCAGCTGCAAGTGGACTACTCTGTTCTCCAGCAGAGGTTTatcgaggaggaggacaagaagaaggGCATGATCCAGGAAGTGGCGAGCCTCGCCAAGGAGCTGGAGGCCACCAAGCGCTACAGTCGTGCCTTGAGGCCCAGCATGAACGGCAGGAGGATGGTGGACGTGCCGGTCACCTCTGCCGCTGTGCAAACAGACCTGGTGACCAGTGAGCCTGTCGAAGAGGAAACCCCCGCGGTGTTCATCAGGAAGTCGGTCCTGGAGGAGAACCACATTATGAGCAACCTGAGGCAGAAGGGTCTGAAGAAGCCCACCGTTCTGGAGCGTTACCCGCCTGCTGCCACGGAGCTGAACATGAGAAAATCCTGGATCCCCTGGATGAAAAAGAAGGAGGCGATTACTGTAACTCAGACCGGCCCCGACAAGGTGACCTCTCTGGACAACGAGGAGTCCTTCCTTCGCCCCCCTGAGGTGACCATGTCCCAAAAACCTGGCCAGCCTCTGCGCATCCGAGTAACCCCCGACCACAAGAACAGCACGGCCACCTTGGAGATCACCAGTCCTCGAGTCGAGGACTTCTTCTCCAgcaccaccatcatccccacCCTCGGCCTGCAGAAACCGCGGATCACAATTGTCCCCAAGCCCACCACCATGTCCTCTAAGAGTAGGGCCGGCGAAAGCTTGGGGGATCCAGAACGGTCCAAGTCTCCGGTCACCATAACCACCATCTCCAGGGCCAAATCCCCTGAGGAGCGTCGGAGCGCCTCCTCAGACACCGGTGCCTTCTCCCCCGTCTCCATCATCACGGTCAGCACCACCCCAGTGTCTGAGGCAGCCTCACCGGGGAACCACGAGATGACAACCGGCCACGCCGTGTTCAAGGTGACcccagacaagcagacagtGCCGGCTCCTGTCAGGAAATACAACTCCAACGCaaacatcatcaccaccactgAGGACAACAAGATCCACATCCACTTGGGCCCGCAGATCAAGCGGTCTGCAGAGGGAGGCAGCAACAGCAGTCCCATGGTCACGGTCAGGCCACTGACCGTGAGCACAGAAAGCAAAGACATCGCCACAGGGACGGTACTTCGCTCGCCACGACACCCGAACGCCACCCCGGGAAAGACCACCCCCAGCAAGGTGACGAGCAGCATCACCATCACCCCCATCACTTCAGCACCCTCCAGACCGACACAGTCAGTG ttgcttctgaaatgtttcaaaATGATATCAGGTGGTGTGTGCTCCCTAGATAGCACTCTATCAAG TCCGGTTCGGATGTGCAGTCAACTCGGGCCGCGGCCACACGAATCCCTGTGTCAAAAG GAAATGTTATGCACTATGTGA
- the LOC124468569 gene encoding filamin-A-interacting protein 1 isoform X3, giving the protein MRSRTSAMEGPEDEHINVAPPTKTFIREEKENTPEQMKSKMKGQQGERERKTAVSATGKTPPKNSGRKSGLIDLSKEDLLRLLGVMEGEVQAREDIIHMLKSEHPRPEALEAHYGSALPSKPLLALQRDSLLTTNTTALDDVYDRPMAELDRLEEKQRETYRRMLEQLLMAEKCHRRTVNELDGEKRKHADFMNKSDDFTNLLEQERERLKRLLEQEKAYQARKDKDHSRRLEKVREELVRLKSFALMLVDERQLHIEQIDQQSHKVQDLSQKLQEREQRLTAVTGTALEDSQKVLKLEVDLEHKAAKFSQEHEEMTAKLANQESQSRQLRLKLAGLGHRIEELEESNRALQKSEEDHQELRDKMSKGECGNSSLMAELESLRKRLVEMEGKDEEITKTESLCRELRKRLQDEESHGKELRLEVDKLQKRMVHLEKLESAFNKSKTECSQLLINLEREKNVAKDLAAEMETVKSRVRDLEGSESRLEQAEMGLKDDLMKLKSFTVILVDERKNMAERIKQEEQRSDDLSKMFKTEQGKVMEVTEKLIEESKKLLKLKSEMEIKVTSSTREKDELKTKLASEEEKCRDLTCKVSAMKKRMDGLEEAGRESRTTRANQDNYRHPDEDNKIKELTLEIERLKNRLKQLEVVEGDLMKTEDEYDLLEKKFRMEQDKANALSQLLEEMKGHVARNKAIEKGEAVSQEAELRTRCKMEEAKTRDLQADVQALKEKIHELMNKEDQLSQLQVDYSVLQQRFIEEEDKKKGMIQEVASLAKELEATKRYSRALRPSMNGRRMVDVPVTSAAVQTDLVTSEPVEEETPAVFIRKSVLEENHIMSNLRQKGLKKPTVLERYPPAATELNMRKSWIPWMKKKEAITVTQTGPDKVTSLDNEESFLRPPEVTMSQKPGQPLRIRVTPDHKNSTATLEITSPRVEDFFSSTTIIPTLGLQKPRITIVPKPTTMSSKSRAGESLGDPERSKSPVTITTISRAKSPEERRSASSDTGAFSPVSIITVSTTPVSEAASPGNHEMTTGHAVFKVTPDKQTVPAPVRKYNSNANIITTTEDNKIHIHLGPQIKRSAEGGSNSSPMVTVRPLTVSTESKDIATGTVLRSPRHPNATPGKTTPSKVTSSITITPITSAPSRPTQSVSGSDVQSTRAAATRIPVSKGNVMHYVIEPR; this is encoded by the exons atgaggtcaaGGACCAGTGCCATGGAAGGTCCAGAGGACGAACACATCAACGTGGCCCCGCCCACCAAAACCTTCATccgagaggaaaaggagaacaCACCGGAGCAGATGAAGAGCAAGATGAAGGGTCAGcaaggtgaaagagagaggaaaacggCTGTGTCAGCAACGGGGAAAACGCCTCCAAAAAACTCGGGGAGAAAATCGGGACTGATAGATCTCTCTAAAGAAGACCTTCTCCGCCtgctgggtgtgatggagggagaggtgcag GCACGAGAAGACATCATCCACATGTTGAAGTCGGAGCATCCACGACCAGAAGCCCTGGAGGCTCACTACGGCTCGGCGCTCCCCTCCAAGCCCCTCCTggccctgcagagagacagcctGCTGACCACCAACACGACAGCTCTGGACGACGTCTACGACAGACCCATGGCTGAG ctCGACCggctggaggagaagcagagggagacGTACCGGCGCATGCTGGAGCAGCTGCTGATGGCGGAGAAGTGCCACCGGCGCACGGTCAACGAGCTGGACGGAGAGAAGCGCAAGCACGCCGACTTCATGAACAAGAGCGACGACTTCACCAacctgctggagcaggagagggagag aTTAAAAAGGCTGCTGGAGCAGGAAAAGGCATACCAGGCTCGTAAAGACAAGGACCACAGCCGAAGGCTAGAGAAGGTTCGAGAGGAGCTGGTCCGACTGAAGTCCTTTGCCCTGATGCTGGTGGACGAACGGCAGCTCCACATTGAGCAGATCGACCAGCAGAGCCACAAGGTCCAGGACCTCAGCCAGAAGTTGCAGGAGCGGGAGCAGCGCCTGACCGCCGTGACCGGCACGGCCCTGGAAGACAGCCAGAAGGTCCTCAAGCTCGAGGTGGACTTGGAGCACAAGGCCGCCAAGTTTTCCCAGGAGCATGAGGAGATGACCGCCAAGCTGGCCAACCAGGAGTCCCAGAGCCGCCAGCTACGCCTGAAGCTGGCAGGCCTGGGCCACAGgatcgaggagctggaggagagcaaCCGAGCTCTGCAGAAGTCAGAAGAAGACCACCAGGAGCTGAGAGACAagatgagcaagggggaatgCGGGAACTCCAGCCTCATGGCGGAGCTGGAGAGCCTCCGTAAGAGGCTCGTGGAAATGGAGGGAAAAGACGAGGAGATCACCAAGACGGAGAGCCTTTGCCGGGAACTGAGAAAGAGACTGCAGGACGAGGAGAGCCATGGCAAGGAGCTGAGGCTGGAGGTGGACAAACTGCAGAAGAGAATGGTCCATCTGGAGAAACTGGAGAGCGCTTTTAACAAGAGTAAAACCGAATGTTCACAGCTTCTTATAAACCTGGAAAGAGAAAAGAACGTGGCGAAGGATCTGGCTGCTGAGATGGAAACGGTGAAAAGTCGTGTGAGAGACCTGGAGGGTTCGGAGTCAAGACTCGAACAGGCGGAAATGGGACTGAAGGATGACCTGATGAAGCTCAAGTCCTTCACAGTGATACTGGTGGACGAGAGGAAGAACATGGCAGAGAGAATCAAACAGGAGGAGCAAAGAAGTGACGATCTGAGTAAGATGTTCAAAACGGAGCAAGGCAAGGTCATGGAGGTCACAGAGAAGCTCATTGAGGAGAGCAAAAAGCTCCTCAAACTGAAATCGGAGATGGAGATCAAAGTGACAAGCTCGACTAGAGAGAAGGACGAACTGAAAACAAAACTCGCAAGTGAAGAGGAAAAGTGCAGGGATCTGACATGCAAGGTGAGCGCAATGAAAAAGCGTATGGACGGCCTGGAAGAGGCGGGGAGAGAATCGAGAACAACCAGGGCCAACCAGGACAACTACAGACACCCCGACGAGGACAACAAAATCAAGGAGCTGACTCTGGAAATTGAGAGACTCAAAAACCGCCTAAAGCAACTCGAGGTGGTGGAAGGTGATCTGATGAAGACGGAGGACGAGTACGACCTGCTGGAGAAGAAGTTCCGAATGGAGCAGGACAAGGCCAATGCCCTTTCCCAGTTGCTGGAGGAGATGAAGGGTCACGTTGCCAGGAACAAGGCCATTGAGAAAGGGGAGGCCGTCAGTCAAGAGGCTGAGCTGAGGACGCGATGCAAAATGGAGGAGGCCAAGACCAGAGACCTTCAGGCAGACGTCCAAGCCCTGAAGGAGAAGATCCACGAGCTGATGAACAAGGAGGACCAGCTCTCCCAGCTGCAAGTGGACTACTCTGTTCTCCAGCAGAGGTTTatcgaggaggaggacaagaagaaggGCATGATCCAGGAAGTGGCGAGCCTCGCCAAGGAGCTGGAGGCCACCAAGCGCTACAGTCGTGCCTTGAGGCCCAGCATGAACGGCAGGAGGATGGTGGACGTGCCGGTCACCTCTGCCGCTGTGCAAACAGACCTGGTGACCAGTGAGCCTGTCGAAGAGGAAACCCCCGCGGTGTTCATCAGGAAGTCGGTCCTGGAGGAGAACCACATTATGAGCAACCTGAGGCAGAAGGGTCTGAAGAAGCCCACCGTTCTGGAGCGTTACCCGCCTGCTGCCACGGAGCTGAACATGAGAAAATCCTGGATCCCCTGGATGAAAAAGAAGGAGGCGATTACTGTAACTCAGACCGGCCCCGACAAGGTGACCTCTCTGGACAACGAGGAGTCCTTCCTTCGCCCCCCTGAGGTGACCATGTCCCAAAAACCTGGCCAGCCTCTGCGCATCCGAGTAACCCCCGACCACAAGAACAGCACGGCCACCTTGGAGATCACCAGTCCTCGAGTCGAGGACTTCTTCTCCAgcaccaccatcatccccacCCTCGGCCTGCAGAAACCGCGGATCACAATTGTCCCCAAGCCCACCACCATGTCCTCTAAGAGTAGGGCCGGCGAAAGCTTGGGGGATCCAGAACGGTCCAAGTCTCCGGTCACCATAACCACCATCTCCAGGGCCAAATCCCCTGAGGAGCGTCGGAGCGCCTCCTCAGACACCGGTGCCTTCTCCCCCGTCTCCATCATCACGGTCAGCACCACCCCAGTGTCTGAGGCAGCCTCACCGGGGAACCACGAGATGACAACCGGCCACGCCGTGTTCAAGGTGACcccagacaagcagacagtGCCGGCTCCTGTCAGGAAATACAACTCCAACGCaaacatcatcaccaccactgAGGACAACAAGATCCACATCCACTTGGGCCCGCAGATCAAGCGGTCTGCAGAGGGAGGCAGCAACAGCAGTCCCATGGTCACGGTCAGGCCACTGACCGTGAGCACAGAAAGCAAAGACATCGCCACAGGGACGGTACTTCGCTCGCCACGACACCCGAACGCCACCCCGGGAAAGACCACCCCCAGCAAGGTGACGAGCAGCATCACCATCACCCCCATCACTTCAGCACCCTCCAGACCGACACAGTCAGTG TCCGGTTCGGATGTGCAGTCAACTCGGGCCGCGGCCACACGAATCCCTGTGTCAAAAG GAAATGTTATGCACTATGTGATTGAGCCAAGATGA
- the LOC124468569 gene encoding filamin-A-interacting protein 1 isoform X1 produces the protein MRSRTSAMEGPEDEHINVAPPTKTFIREEKENTPEQMKSKMKGQQGERERKTAVSATGKTPPKNSGRKSGLIDLSKEDLLRLLGVMEGEVQAREDIIHMLKSEHPRPEALEAHYGSALPSKPLLALQRDSLLTTNTTALDDVYDRPMAELDRLEEKQRETYRRMLEQLLMAEKCHRRTVNELDGEKRKHADFMNKSDDFTNLLEQERERLKRLLEQEKAYQARKDKDHSRRLEKVREELVRLKSFALMLVDERQLHIEQIDQQSHKVQDLSQKLQEREQRLTAVTGTALEDSQKVLKLEVDLEHKAAKFSQEHEEMTAKLANQESQSRQLRLKLAGLGHRIEELEESNRALQKSEEDHQELRDKMSKGECGNSSLMAELESLRKRLVEMEGKDEEITKTESLCRELRKRLQDEESHGKELRLEVDKLQKRMVHLEKLESAFNKSKTECSQLLINLEREKNVAKDLAAEMETVKSRVRDLEGSESRLEQAEMGLKDDLMKLKSFTVILVDERKNMAERIKQEEQRSDDLSKMFKTEQGKVMEVTEKLIEESKKLLKLKSEMEIKVTSSTREKDELKTKLASEEEKCRDLTCKVSAMKKRMDGLEEAGRESRTTRANQDNYRHPDEDNKIKELTLEIERLKNRLKQLEVVEGDLMKTEDEYDLLEKKFRMEQDKANALSQLLEEMKGHVARNKAIEKGEAVSQEAELRTRCKMEEAKTRDLQADVQALKEKIHELMNKEDQLSQLQVDYSVLQQRFIEEEDKKKGMIQEVASLAKELEATKRYSRALRPSMNGRRMVDVPVTSAAVQTDLVTSEPVEEETPAVFIRKSVLEENHIMSNLRQKGLKKPTVLERYPPAATELNMRKSWIPWMKKKEAITVTQTGPDKVTSLDNEESFLRPPEVTMSQKPGQPLRIRVTPDHKNSTATLEITSPRVEDFFSSTTIIPTLGLQKPRITIVPKPTTMSSKSRAGESLGDPERSKSPVTITTISRAKSPEERRSASSDTGAFSPVSIITVSTTPVSEAASPGNHEMTTGHAVFKVTPDKQTVPAPVRKYNSNANIITTTEDNKIHIHLGPQIKRSAEGGSNSSPMVTVRPLTVSTESKDIATGTVLRSPRHPNATPGKTTPSKVTSSITITPITSAPSRPTQSVSGSDVQSTRAAATRIPVSKGMKTGKSVLGMSTVTRLESRAESQSMKIEVRKSAVCRSVSSGGGKS, from the exons atgaggtcaaGGACCAGTGCCATGGAAGGTCCAGAGGACGAACACATCAACGTGGCCCCGCCCACCAAAACCTTCATccgagaggaaaaggagaacaCACCGGAGCAGATGAAGAGCAAGATGAAGGGTCAGcaaggtgaaagagagaggaaaacggCTGTGTCAGCAACGGGGAAAACGCCTCCAAAAAACTCGGGGAGAAAATCGGGACTGATAGATCTCTCTAAAGAAGACCTTCTCCGCCtgctgggtgtgatggagggagaggtgcag GCACGAGAAGACATCATCCACATGTTGAAGTCGGAGCATCCACGACCAGAAGCCCTGGAGGCTCACTACGGCTCGGCGCTCCCCTCCAAGCCCCTCCTggccctgcagagagacagcctGCTGACCACCAACACGACAGCTCTGGACGACGTCTACGACAGACCCATGGCTGAG ctCGACCggctggaggagaagcagagggagacGTACCGGCGCATGCTGGAGCAGCTGCTGATGGCGGAGAAGTGCCACCGGCGCACGGTCAACGAGCTGGACGGAGAGAAGCGCAAGCACGCCGACTTCATGAACAAGAGCGACGACTTCACCAacctgctggagcaggagagggagag aTTAAAAAGGCTGCTGGAGCAGGAAAAGGCATACCAGGCTCGTAAAGACAAGGACCACAGCCGAAGGCTAGAGAAGGTTCGAGAGGAGCTGGTCCGACTGAAGTCCTTTGCCCTGATGCTGGTGGACGAACGGCAGCTCCACATTGAGCAGATCGACCAGCAGAGCCACAAGGTCCAGGACCTCAGCCAGAAGTTGCAGGAGCGGGAGCAGCGCCTGACCGCCGTGACCGGCACGGCCCTGGAAGACAGCCAGAAGGTCCTCAAGCTCGAGGTGGACTTGGAGCACAAGGCCGCCAAGTTTTCCCAGGAGCATGAGGAGATGACCGCCAAGCTGGCCAACCAGGAGTCCCAGAGCCGCCAGCTACGCCTGAAGCTGGCAGGCCTGGGCCACAGgatcgaggagctggaggagagcaaCCGAGCTCTGCAGAAGTCAGAAGAAGACCACCAGGAGCTGAGAGACAagatgagcaagggggaatgCGGGAACTCCAGCCTCATGGCGGAGCTGGAGAGCCTCCGTAAGAGGCTCGTGGAAATGGAGGGAAAAGACGAGGAGATCACCAAGACGGAGAGCCTTTGCCGGGAACTGAGAAAGAGACTGCAGGACGAGGAGAGCCATGGCAAGGAGCTGAGGCTGGAGGTGGACAAACTGCAGAAGAGAATGGTCCATCTGGAGAAACTGGAGAGCGCTTTTAACAAGAGTAAAACCGAATGTTCACAGCTTCTTATAAACCTGGAAAGAGAAAAGAACGTGGCGAAGGATCTGGCTGCTGAGATGGAAACGGTGAAAAGTCGTGTGAGAGACCTGGAGGGTTCGGAGTCAAGACTCGAACAGGCGGAAATGGGACTGAAGGATGACCTGATGAAGCTCAAGTCCTTCACAGTGATACTGGTGGACGAGAGGAAGAACATGGCAGAGAGAATCAAACAGGAGGAGCAAAGAAGTGACGATCTGAGTAAGATGTTCAAAACGGAGCAAGGCAAGGTCATGGAGGTCACAGAGAAGCTCATTGAGGAGAGCAAAAAGCTCCTCAAACTGAAATCGGAGATGGAGATCAAAGTGACAAGCTCGACTAGAGAGAAGGACGAACTGAAAACAAAACTCGCAAGTGAAGAGGAAAAGTGCAGGGATCTGACATGCAAGGTGAGCGCAATGAAAAAGCGTATGGACGGCCTGGAAGAGGCGGGGAGAGAATCGAGAACAACCAGGGCCAACCAGGACAACTACAGACACCCCGACGAGGACAACAAAATCAAGGAGCTGACTCTGGAAATTGAGAGACTCAAAAACCGCCTAAAGCAACTCGAGGTGGTGGAAGGTGATCTGATGAAGACGGAGGACGAGTACGACCTGCTGGAGAAGAAGTTCCGAATGGAGCAGGACAAGGCCAATGCCCTTTCCCAGTTGCTGGAGGAGATGAAGGGTCACGTTGCCAGGAACAAGGCCATTGAGAAAGGGGAGGCCGTCAGTCAAGAGGCTGAGCTGAGGACGCGATGCAAAATGGAGGAGGCCAAGACCAGAGACCTTCAGGCAGACGTCCAAGCCCTGAAGGAGAAGATCCACGAGCTGATGAACAAGGAGGACCAGCTCTCCCAGCTGCAAGTGGACTACTCTGTTCTCCAGCAGAGGTTTatcgaggaggaggacaagaagaaggGCATGATCCAGGAAGTGGCGAGCCTCGCCAAGGAGCTGGAGGCCACCAAGCGCTACAGTCGTGCCTTGAGGCCCAGCATGAACGGCAGGAGGATGGTGGACGTGCCGGTCACCTCTGCCGCTGTGCAAACAGACCTGGTGACCAGTGAGCCTGTCGAAGAGGAAACCCCCGCGGTGTTCATCAGGAAGTCGGTCCTGGAGGAGAACCACATTATGAGCAACCTGAGGCAGAAGGGTCTGAAGAAGCCCACCGTTCTGGAGCGTTACCCGCCTGCTGCCACGGAGCTGAACATGAGAAAATCCTGGATCCCCTGGATGAAAAAGAAGGAGGCGATTACTGTAACTCAGACCGGCCCCGACAAGGTGACCTCTCTGGACAACGAGGAGTCCTTCCTTCGCCCCCCTGAGGTGACCATGTCCCAAAAACCTGGCCAGCCTCTGCGCATCCGAGTAACCCCCGACCACAAGAACAGCACGGCCACCTTGGAGATCACCAGTCCTCGAGTCGAGGACTTCTTCTCCAgcaccaccatcatccccacCCTCGGCCTGCAGAAACCGCGGATCACAATTGTCCCCAAGCCCACCACCATGTCCTCTAAGAGTAGGGCCGGCGAAAGCTTGGGGGATCCAGAACGGTCCAAGTCTCCGGTCACCATAACCACCATCTCCAGGGCCAAATCCCCTGAGGAGCGTCGGAGCGCCTCCTCAGACACCGGTGCCTTCTCCCCCGTCTCCATCATCACGGTCAGCACCACCCCAGTGTCTGAGGCAGCCTCACCGGGGAACCACGAGATGACAACCGGCCACGCCGTGTTCAAGGTGACcccagacaagcagacagtGCCGGCTCCTGTCAGGAAATACAACTCCAACGCaaacatcatcaccaccactgAGGACAACAAGATCCACATCCACTTGGGCCCGCAGATCAAGCGGTCTGCAGAGGGAGGCAGCAACAGCAGTCCCATGGTCACGGTCAGGCCACTGACCGTGAGCACAGAAAGCAAAGACATCGCCACAGGGACGGTACTTCGCTCGCCACGACACCCGAACGCCACCCCGGGAAAGACCACCCCCAGCAAGGTGACGAGCAGCATCACCATCACCCCCATCACTTCAGCACCCTCCAGACCGACACAGTCAGTG TCCGGTTCGGATGTGCAGTCAACTCGGGCCGCGGCCACACGAATCCCTGTGTCAAAAGGTATGAAAACGGGGAAGTCTGTTCTGGGTATGTCCACGGTTACCAGGTTAGAGTCACGAGCAGAGAGCCAGTCAATGAAAATAGAAGTGAGGAAGTCTGCAGTCTGCAGATCTGTCTCctcggggggagggaagagctGA